One region of Rana temporaria chromosome 9, aRanTem1.1, whole genome shotgun sequence genomic DNA includes:
- the LOC120914145 gene encoding extensin-like: protein MATLEPEPQHSEASNANATRPLAEQPPVNIAHIGPPRALRRRAPAPDPALDRMLDIMTNMSDRMSNRSYGQNVAKCLGELIDKVPPNLQAVVLSCTARYISTFIPPTDADDLSEPPPPYGPYANKRTEHVPTPPTTHFSPPPVTLWTGPQLSDQPPRPTPPPTSAHHPFTTTLTHLPPVPTPSTHTSLNPFPYSQPSSYHPHSPFPHLSTPPVTYSTLPPTTLSSYHPPPSTYPALTTTPTSHYPHRPRQSTFRNAPTRTPPPPQATPPSNWSGEDSTTSTWPPFAHALSVAMSPHGEEDSSPNLQQL from the coding sequence ATGGCTACTCTGGAGCCGGAACCGCAGCACTCCGAGGCATCAAATGCTAATGCAACAAgaccacttgcagagcagcccccAGTTAACATTGCGCATATTGGACCTCCGCGTGCTCTGCGTAGGAGGGCTCCTGCTCCGGATCCAGCCCTGGATCGTATGTTGGACATTATGACCAACATGTCTGACCGGATGAGCAATAGATCGTATGGGCAAAATGTAGCAAAATGTCTGGGGGAACTAATCGACAAAGTTCCCCCAAATCTGCAAGCGGTGGTGCTGTCCTGTACGGCTAGATACATCTCGACATTTATACCCCCGACAGACGCTGACGATTTATCCGAACCACCACCACCCTATGGCCCATATGCCAATAAACGGACCGAGCATGTCCCAACACCACCCACGACCCATTTCTCCCCACCACCCGTTACCCTTTGGACAGGACCACAGCTTTCCGACCAACCTCCTCGACCAACACCACCACCGACTTCTGCGCACCATCCTTTCACCACCACTCTAACTCATTTACCTCCTGTGCCAACACCTTCCACTCACACTTCTCTGAATCCTTTTCCTTATTCACAACCTTCTTCTTACCACCCTCATTCTCCTTTTCCTCATCTCTCAACACCACCTGTCACATACAGTACTCTGCCTCCTACAacactttcttcttaccacccacCACCTTCTACTTACCCTGCGTTAACGACTACACCTACATCACATTACCCACATCGACCGAGACAATCGACTTTCAGGAATGCCCCAACacgaacaccaccaccaccacaagcaaCACCACCTTCCAATTGGTCAGGGGAAGACAGCACCACCTCCACTTGGCCCCCTTTTGCCCACGCACTGTCGGTCGCCATGTCACCGCACGGGGAAGAGGACTCCTCCCCAAATTTACAGCAATTGTAA
- the LOC120914146 gene encoding protein ALP1-like: MASGSQYFNYKKYFSFVLMAVADANYCFTYIDIGSYGSSADSAIFGNSSFGQLLRTDGLDLPQNSPLPGTNGPPLPSVFVGDEAFALNTHLLRPYSGHNLNEDKRIFNYRLSRARRVVECAFGILANKWRVLHTPIVLNMQNAISAVEAACALHNFVRQRDGLDYEEPVHETLERAHWTGVRGNTQGTHVREQYAAYFVSPEGQVPWQLNSI, encoded by the coding sequence ATGGCTAGTGGGAGCCAGTATTTCAATTATAAGAAATACTTTTCATTCGTCTTAATGGCTGTGGCTGATGCCAATTATTGCTTTACCTACATTGACATTGGTTCCTATGGAAGTAGTGCAGACTCTGCGATTTTTGGGAACTCCTCTTTTGGGCAATTACTTCGAACAGATGGTCTGGACCTTCCACAAAATAGTCCACTCCCGGGCACAAACGGCCCTCCCCTACCAAGTGTCTTTGTGGGTGATGAGGCTTTTGCTCTGAACACACACCTACTTCGGCCTTATTCAGGACATAATCTGAACGAAGACAAACGCATATTCAACTACCGGCTTAGCAGAGCACGCCGCGTAGTTGAGTGTGCTTTTGGAATTTTGGCGAACAAGTGGAGGGTTCTCCACACACCAATTGTGCTCAACATGCAAAATGCCATTAGTGCTGTAGAAGCGGCGTGTGCCTTGCACAATTTTGTCAGGCAGCGCGATGGTCTAGATTACGAGGAGCCAGTCCATGAGACTCTGGAAAGAGCTCATTGGACTGGTGTACGTGGGAACACACAGGGGACACATGTCCGTGAACAGTATGCCGCATACTTTGTCTCTCCTGAAGGGCAGGTCCCTTGGCAGCTCAATTCCATTTAA